One genomic window of Monodelphis domestica isolate mMonDom1 chromosome 1, mMonDom1.pri, whole genome shotgun sequence includes the following:
- the LOC130456571 gene encoding microtubule-associated tumor suppressor 1 homolog: MVKLVDSNTALVDKLKRVQQKKEELKARVDKHMAISSEQVVLLESLEKEFKIIERLFMENEMLLGKLHYGDLCSSKKSPHPWTWRRRGCCLPLPRGTRRPSPALQTRPDDPSAVRAHSCLSALGLPKEDLGQRGAEGGRAPGEHSGDRPDLA; this comes from the coding sequence ATGGTGAAGCTGGTGGATAGCAACACGGCCCTAGTAGACAAGCTGAAGAGGGTCCAGCAGAAGAAGGAAGAGCTGAAAGCTCGAGTGGACAAGCATATGGCCATCTCCAGCGAGCAGGTGGTGTTGCTGGAGTCCCTGGAGAAGGAGTTCAAGATCATTGAGAGGCTGTTTATGGAGAACGAGATGCTGCTGGGGAAGCTCCACTACGGGGACCTATGCAGCTCCAAGAAGTCCCCCCATCCCTGGACGTGGCGGCGGCGTGGGTGCTGCCTCCCTCTTCCCCGAGGAACTCGGCGTCCTTCCCCAGCCCTACAGACTCGCCCAGATGACCCTTCCGCAGTACGGGCACACAGCTGCTTGAGCGCTCTCGGGTTGCCCAAGGAAGACTTAGGCCAGCGAGgggcggagggagggagggcgcCAGGAGAGCACTCAGGAGACCGGCCTGACCTGGCCTGA